In bacterium, a single window of DNA contains:
- a CDS encoding glycosyltransferase family 39 protein has protein sequence MKAIPIASWLAKRRWPLIIFAAALLPRLVFILTTSAQPLYRANVADAYEYEVLADKILAGDPGAGGEVFFHSSAGYPYILALVWSVFGKSLVAARLIQALAGALNAVVIFLLARRLFGGEKEEEHRRGEIVGRIAGFGAALYGYLAFLELDLLMTAYELLAINLGLLWLVKFLDGRRWRHLVGAGLAFGVASLGRPNVWLVAVVLAVFIIIVLTRRWKWKTLRALGAGALMVGLCFVLILPVTLRNALAADDPVLLSSNAGVNFWIGNNENATGYWGVPGDMRDRLFESSRKRAEAASGRELEPSEVSAWWMDRAGDFIVRNPVRALGLFAKKALLFFNAYEMPNHLDYYFVRARGGWALWLMPLGFWLVMPLGLAGLFLWRPWGDKHRLIAVFVILYFLMVV, from the coding sequence GTGAAAGCAATCCCCATCGCGTCATGGCTCGCCAAAAGGCGCTGGCCGCTCATCATCTTCGCGGCGGCCCTCCTCCCGCGCCTGGTGTTCATCCTCACCACGTCGGCGCAGCCGCTGTACCGGGCCAACGTGGCCGACGCCTACGAGTACGAGGTCCTGGCGGACAAGATACTGGCCGGGGACCCGGGGGCGGGCGGCGAGGTCTTCTTCCACTCCTCGGCGGGGTACCCGTACATCCTGGCGCTCGTCTGGTCGGTGTTCGGTAAATCGCTCGTGGCGGCGCGTCTCATCCAGGCGCTGGCGGGCGCGCTGAACGCGGTGGTGATTTTTCTTTTGGCCCGCCGCCTGTTCGGGGGGGAAAAAGAGGAGGAACACAGGCGCGGGGAAATCGTGGGGCGCATCGCCGGGTTCGGCGCGGCGCTCTACGGCTACCTCGCCTTCCTCGAGCTCGACCTGTTGATGACCGCCTATGAGTTGTTGGCGATAAACCTGGGGCTGCTGTGGCTGGTGAAGTTTTTGGACGGGCGGCGTTGGCGGCACCTGGTCGGGGCGGGGCTGGCCTTCGGCGTCGCCAGCCTGGGCCGGCCCAACGTCTGGCTCGTCGCCGTCGTCCTGGCGGTGTTCATTATTATCGTCCTCACGCGCCGGTGGAAGTGGAAGACGCTCCGGGCCCTGGGCGCCGGGGCGCTGATGGTCGGCCTGTGCTTCGTCCTCATCCTGCCCGTAACGCTGCGCAACGCCCTGGCGGCCGACGACCCGGTCCTTCTCAGCTCCAACGCCGGGGTGAATTTCTGGATCGGCAACAACGAGAACGCCACGGGTTACTGGGGCGTGCCGGGGGACATGCGGGACCGGCTCTTCGAGTCGAGCCGGAAGCGGGCCGAGGCTGCCTCGGGGCGGGAATTGGAGCCCAGCGAGGTCTCGGCCTGGTGGATGGACCGGGCGGGCGACTTCATCGTAAGAAATCCGGTCCGGGCGCTGGGGCTTTTCGCCAAGAAGGCGCTTCTTTTTTTCAACGCCTACGAGATGCCCAACCACCTGGACTACTACTTCGTGCGGGCGCGGGGCGGGTGGGCTCTGTGGCTGATGCCGCTGGGCTTCTGGCTGGTGATGCCGCTGGGGCTCGCCGGGCTCTTTCTGTGGCGGCCCTGGGGGGACAAGCACCGGCTCATCGCGGTGTTCGTCATTCTTTACTTCCTGATGGTGGT
- the rpsL gene encoding 30S ribosomal protein S12: protein MPTVNQLVRKGRQAKKKKTKAPALDSCPQRKGVCTRVWTVTPKKPNSALRKVARVRLTNGIEVTSYIPGEGHNLQEHSIVLVRGGRVKDLPGVRYHIIRGTLDSIGVSGRHQQRSKYGTKREK from the coding sequence ATGCCGACCGTCAACCAGCTCGTGCGCAAGGGCCGTCAGGCCAAGAAGAAGAAGACTAAGGCCCCCGCCCTGGACTCCTGCCCACAGCGGAAGGGCGTCTGCACCCGCGTGTGGACCGTGACACCGAAAAAGCCGAACTCGGCCCTCCGAAAGGTCGCCCGCGTCAGGCTCACCAACGGCATCGAGGTCACCAGCTACATACCCGGCGAGGGGCACAACCTTCAGGAGCACTCCATCGTGCTGGTGCGCGGCGGCCGCGTAAAGGACCTGCCAGGCGTCCGCTACCACATCATCCGCGGGACGCTCGACTCCATCGGCGTCTCGGGACGTCACCAGCAGCGCTCGAAATACGGCACCAAGAGGGAGAAATAA
- the rpsG gene encoding 30S ribosomal protein S7 — translation MPRRAKVQRRDLTPDPVYGLPLVTRFIDCLMHQGKKSVAENIFYPALTMIEKKTGTEGIKVFQDALRNVKPNLEVKSRRVGGATYQVPIEVPPERKVALGIRWIISFARKRHEHSMVEKLALELIDAHNGVGASVKKREDTHRMADANKAFAHFRF, via the coding sequence ATGCCCCGCAGAGCAAAAGTCCAGCGCCGCGATCTCACACCCGATCCCGTCTACGGATTGCCCCTCGTCACACGCTTCATAGACTGCCTCATGCACCAGGGCAAGAAGTCCGTCGCCGAGAACATCTTCTACCCCGCCCTGACCATGATCGAGAAGAAAACGGGCACCGAGGGCATAAAGGTCTTCCAGGACGCCCTGCGCAACGTCAAGCCAAACCTCGAGGTCAAGAGCCGACGGGTCGGCGGCGCCACCTACCAGGTCCCCATCGAGGTCCCACCCGAACGCAAGGTCGCACTGGGAATCCGCTGGATTATCTCGTTCGCCCGAAAACGCCACGAGCACTCCATGGTCGAAAAACTCGCCCTGGAGCTCATTGACGCGCACAACGGGGTGGGCGCCTCCGTCAAGAAACGCGAGGACACCCATCGTATGGCCGACGCCAACAAGGCCTTCGCCCACTTCCGTTTCTAA